A single Actinomadura algeriensis DNA region contains:
- a CDS encoding fibronectin type III domain-containing protein codes for MGAGAVFGRDRLTGQIAVGLVGVLVVAAVVYGVGVASAKYDLADVGAWLSARTKGLVVHVNGLAGKVDGKAPLPAETRGKRIKVVQDGTTVLIIDEETGVVSRLDPSQLKIVAGGSLGAGIQVLAQDGRAYTVDSVNGGVRQLDALTLRPVGEPARLAPVLGQAGIGERGELWVPVAANGQVAGFRDGRLREPVDVGEPGDDLALTIAAGTPVVLDSSAATATVVDPSGTRLTVALPSSVREAGRGGVLAPAIADGKIVPMLVPGTGSLVTLDTVTGRFSSARLQMPEHRYRAPQILGTKVYIPDETAGALIVYDSAAGRFEKPITVSRPKSPLEVFVKDGLLWANAPDGPGAVVIDRQGQAKAVDKYSENVAGGPRRRRLPTPGTGGAPPVPGAPTRREGDGQNPAQPGQPGAPGGSGQPQVPGAPTVPSNVTVAPGDGTMQISFQPSQGERITGYTLKDLPAGLTATPAAIGPDAAQHAFTVTGGDCGQEYRFRVAVQYTDAQGAAQELLSPASDPVRPCVTPGAPTNVAAKATSSGTQVSWGAPAGGGASQYKVEWDGPATGSKVVTGTSTTLTDVWTNGSYTFRVTAMNEAAAGSGTTIQTQLAGPESTHKVIMNENSPGYIRATPDGHGGSLVAEMYDNNGDSVTVHCQVKGTDYTHPSDKNYSGNTYTKITWQGNTGYILNYLVDTYTSGNWDVLAGPPIWECGG; via the coding sequence GGCTGACGGGTCAGATCGCGGTCGGCCTCGTCGGCGTCCTCGTGGTCGCCGCCGTCGTCTACGGGGTCGGCGTGGCGAGCGCGAAGTACGACCTCGCCGACGTCGGGGCGTGGCTGTCGGCACGGACGAAGGGACTGGTCGTCCACGTCAACGGCCTCGCGGGCAAGGTCGACGGCAAGGCGCCGCTGCCCGCCGAGACCCGCGGCAAGCGGATCAAGGTGGTGCAGGACGGGACGACGGTCCTCATCATCGACGAGGAGACCGGCGTCGTCAGCCGCCTCGACCCGTCCCAGCTGAAGATCGTCGCCGGTGGCTCGCTCGGCGCCGGGATCCAGGTCCTCGCGCAGGACGGCCGCGCGTACACGGTCGACTCGGTCAACGGCGGCGTGCGGCAGCTCGACGCGCTCACCCTGCGGCCGGTCGGCGAGCCCGCACGGCTCGCCCCCGTCCTCGGGCAGGCCGGCATCGGCGAGCGCGGCGAGCTGTGGGTGCCCGTCGCGGCGAACGGGCAGGTCGCCGGATTCCGGGACGGCAGGCTCCGCGAGCCCGTCGACGTCGGCGAACCCGGCGACGACCTGGCCCTCACGATCGCGGCCGGCACCCCGGTCGTCCTCGACTCGTCCGCCGCGACCGCGACCGTGGTCGACCCGTCCGGGACCCGGCTGACGGTCGCGCTGCCGTCGAGCGTCCGCGAGGCCGGACGCGGCGGGGTGCTCGCCCCGGCGATCGCCGACGGCAAGATCGTCCCGATGCTGGTGCCCGGCACCGGCTCGCTGGTCACCCTCGACACCGTCACCGGCCGCTTCTCCAGCGCGCGCCTGCAGATGCCGGAGCACCGCTACCGGGCACCGCAGATCCTCGGGACGAAGGTGTACATCCCGGACGAGACGGCCGGGGCCCTGATCGTCTACGACTCGGCCGCCGGACGCTTCGAGAAGCCGATCACCGTCAGCCGCCCGAAGTCCCCTCTCGAAGTGTTCGTCAAGGACGGGCTCCTGTGGGCGAACGCCCCGGACGGCCCGGGCGCCGTCGTCATCGACCGGCAGGGACAGGCCAAGGCGGTCGACAAGTACAGCGAGAACGTGGCGGGCGGCCCCCGCCGCCGCCGGCTCCCGACGCCCGGCACCGGCGGGGCGCCCCCCGTCCCCGGAGCGCCCACGCGGCGTGAAGGCGACGGCCAGAACCCGGCGCAGCCGGGGCAACCGGGCGCACCGGGCGGGTCAGGGCAACCGCAGGTCCCGGGCGCGCCCACCGTCCCGTCCAACGTCACGGTCGCACCCGGCGACGGGACGATGCAGATTTCGTTCCAGCCGTCCCAGGGCGAGCGCATCACCGGCTACACCCTCAAGGACCTCCCGGCCGGGCTGACCGCGACCCCGGCCGCCATCGGCCCGGACGCCGCGCAGCACGCCTTCACCGTCACCGGCGGCGACTGCGGGCAGGAGTACCGATTCCGCGTGGCCGTCCAGTACACCGATGCGCAGGGCGCGGCCCAGGAACTGCTCTCGCCCGCCAGCGACCCCGTGCGCCCGTGCGTGACCCCGGGCGCGCCGACGAACGTCGCCGCGAAGGCCACGTCGTCGGGCACTCAGGTCTCCTGGGGCGCCCCGGCGGGCGGCGGCGCCTCGCAGTACAAGGTCGAGTGGGACGGCCCCGCGACGGGCTCGAAGGTCGTCACCGGCACGTCCACCACCCTCACCGACGTGTGGACGAACGGCTCCTACACGTTCAGGGTCACGGCCATGAACGAGGCCGCCGCCGGCTCGGGAACCACGATCCAGACCCAGCTGGCCGGCCCGGAGAGCACGCACAAGGTCATCATGAACGAGAACTCTCCCGGATACATCAGGGCCACGCCCGACGGCCACGGAGGCAGTCTCGTCGCTGAAATGTACGACAACAACGGCGACAGCGTGACCGTGCACTGCCAGGTGAAGGGCACCGACTACACGCATCCCTCGGATAAGAACTACTCCGGCAACACCTATACGAAGATCACCTGGCAGGGGAACACCGGCTACATCCTCAACTACCTGGTTGACACCTATACGTCCGGCAATTGGGACGTGCTCGCGGGCCCGCCGATCTGGGAATGCGGCGGCTGA